The following is a genomic window from Engraulis encrasicolus isolate BLACKSEA-1 chromosome 13, IST_EnEncr_1.0, whole genome shotgun sequence.
TGATCATTTAccttgggtttttttcttttggggGGGGGCACATCTTCAGCACCTAGACACTGACTGCGCAGGGAGACTATGTTTTGAAGTTATATAGTAGATGAtgtttactacagtaaaacctcTGAAAGGCTTATTAGTTTAAGATCTCATTGGTGGATCAAACCATTGACAATTTAagccattgatgcctaaaacacctacgtgcctaagccatttttgggaaaaggaaGGCCTACCGACAGCCTATAAAAAGAAAAGCAGAAATATTTCAGcctctgaaacacacaaaaacatatattgtatattaaagctaagaccctcatcttgcattataacatgttaattcagctctaatttACCAATATTttaatctcaaatctcatgatccTGAATGCTGTGTGATGCAGCTCTCGACGCTAGGATTAACGTAACaggttaaaataaaatatatgttCTAGGAGGACCATATCTACTATGCACATCACTCATGACATTCTCTAAAACTGTCAGCATTTTCTTGAAGACGTGTGCGGCTTGACAGTCCATTTGAGTTGTTTATTTGCATCTGGTGGCGTGTGGCACAGATCAGCACAAAGACACAGTGTTAGTAGCTGGCTTCTAACCAGACAAAGGGCTCCTTGTATGCCAACAGCTAAGCCAGCTGTGACTGGGCTGTTCTCTAGCCTTGGTTCTACTTGACAATTAAACTGTTTTTCGCAGTTTTTGAAAAGTACATACAAGTCATTGCACCTTATGTTATATTAATTCCCTTCACTGTTTTAACTATATTCCTCATGCCTTCCTTCAGGTTTTTAATCCTGGAACTAGAAAATGCCTAGCCTTACAGAACACAACACTTGTGTTTGCAACCTGCGATCTTAGCAATCAGGTAATGTAACGGCACTCATCTTCTCTGTGTACAAATGCTAGTTTGTTTCACCTCtgtttccctccctttctttccctgTCACTGCTTGCTTTGCATGAGTATGcacgtgtttgttttgtttattctgtacactaacgtttcccaaactttttttgtcttGGGTACCCCCTAAGCTCTTTTTGTCGTACCATGAGTACCCTCTCGctgtctcttcctctatcccaatgtgactatggtCCATATGGTATATTGTTATTATTCTTTTCCACATAGTCCTTGCTATGTGCATTcaagtacccctagtggtacatgtactcCTGGTTGGATAACACTGCTGTACTTAATGTACTTTGCACTCATTGCATATCTTTCTACTTCTGCTTTGCCTTTAAGTGAAAGGCTGATGCACTGTGTAGTAACTTGTTTTGTTTATTCCGTACACTACTGTATTATCCTGTACACTCATTACATATCCTTGTACGTCTGCTTTCCACTGTGGTGAAATACTGGTatcagtagtatacagtatactgtatcttTCTTCATCCAGttgagcagtggttcccaaaaagGGGGTTGGGGCCTCTAAGGGGGTCACAGAAGTATTGCAGGGAGGTCGTGGACAAAAGGAACTTTGCATGAAATCGGATAATTTACTTTcttccataaattggttaataACAGTACTCACTTCTTTGGTTAATGGCTTTATTTGTttttcctgtggatttctagcaatattagcaggtAAACTGGTAATTTAACAGTTTGCCTGCTATTATTGCTAAAAATCCACACTGCAAGAAAATGGATACAATCAAATAACTCTTTCTACCAAAGAtgactacatacatacagtacatttcacaaacacactgttactaaccaattaaGCAATATAAAGAAGAATGCCTGAGCGTATGGGGGAAGGTGTCTTGAACATATTTCCAAAAAGGGTCCCTTGCataaaatgtttgggaaccaccCTGCAGTAGAGGGTGGTGACTCAGTAACTGTTGTGTCTTGTGATATCCAGAACCAGCACTTTAGCTACACCTGGCTGCGGCTGATCAAGCAGCAGGGCCTGTGTGTGGTGCCTCATGGGCTGGCCAACCGCGTCTCTGTGGAGCCCTGTGATCCAGTCAACGCCAACCAGCGATGGATGCTCAATACCAACAAAGTTATGGTAAGCAGGTTGACATAATAAGAGAGAATgttatggttttttttgtttgtttgtttgatttaatCCTCATCTTGCATACTTGGATCACTTTCCCTTTTGGATTAATGAAGTAActaactactctactctagatcCATAATATTATTTGTGTTGCAATAAAATGTTGTAAAAAATACTACTCCTAAGGTGCTATGTAGTAAAGTCCAAAAAACAAACACGACTAAACCCAATGAATGAATGTCATTCATGTTCGAAAAGCTGTTTTGAGAGTAGTCACCCCGCAAGGCACGCATTCAAATGCTTTAGTAGAGTAACCTTCAGTGAGTGCTAATTACACAGGCAATCCTGTatatttacctctctctctctctctctctctctctctctctctctctctctctctctctgcaggccgAGCACATCATTGTGGAGAGCAGTGCCCGCCGTCTGTGTCTTGAAGCGGGTCCCAAAGGTGACGGCATCTATGTGAAGGACTGTTTCTCTGGCAATGAGCATCAGAGGTGGCAGTTCACCAATGTCTATGCACAGTGACTCTGAGAATTGCACTACTGTATACCATATGTAGTAAGACACAGACTTGTGGATCATTATTGCCACTTCCATTCACAgataatgtttttctttttcttttctcggttctcttgttgttatttttttttcctctggaGCCTTTTTTCCTCTGGTTTACCAAAGGGCTCTTCTTAAATGTCAGTGGGGTATGCATGCTGCTAGCGTAATAACATGGTGAGTGTAATTTTGGGGGAATGTGCCGTCCGCACGgtcttctgtttttctttcctctctactGCCAAAGTTGCTATTCACAGCACACAGCGGTTTCAGTGACTGACTACcgattttctttgtttgtttttaaagttctggggttcatttctcaaaagagaagttgttagcctcttagcaacttcggtagttgccaatgggaaaatgcattgaaaacatggcctaatgtagtaagcaactttggttttgagaaatgcacccctgggttggGACTGAGGGACGATAGTGTCCAGCTACCTTCTTCCACTTACTACTTTGATATTTTTCCGAAATGATTTACAGATCTGTGGTATCGATTTTGTTCATAGGCACTTCATTTTTTTTACAACACAAACTgtaggttgtgagtgtgtgtgaacagcaatattttattactttttttagTGTGGTCTCTCAGTATAGCACAATGCAAGCTCTAGGAAACGGTACTGGAACTTGTCTCCTCTGGAGTTCATCTGTGATAGCCAGCAAGCCTCATAcactacttacttacttactgctcAACCAATGAATCAGAATGTTTACAATGAGTAAATAAGGTACTATTACAGTAAGTAATTAAGGTACTATTACACTTTAGAATTACTACCCCCAAAAAGTTTtacaaacactttattaacatttaataatgaACAAAgcgtttacaaatgtttgtaaatgagtaagaaccaaaccatgactgcacagtggagtgggaatcaacatctactgtgtgagttttacgTGTGTTTGCCTGACGAATGCTTCTATATCCAGTGATTCCAtgtcttctggtctttggaggagaaacttccaagAACGATGCAActatgctgtgtctgctgtgttaacatagtatttcttgcccatttacaaAAATATGTAAAGGTTTTGTTGATGATTAGTTCATTATTTGTAAAGTGCTTTCAAGGCTTTTAGGGATAGGTATTCCAAAGTGTAACCAAAGGTTCTAGAAAGACTGGCCCTACGAAGCCACTGTGCCTTAAAATTGCTCCAGTTGATCTTCCAATTGTTACAGTATGACCTGCTAGACCAGTGGTACGGTAATatagggcctatactacaaagctggttcaggataagtttagGTTAAGTTaataggtaaatcatctaatagaagagcctggagtcctcattttcttaagaaaagatcttgtatttgatgatttacctcttaacttaaccttaacttatcctgaaccagctttgtagtataggcccatggtgTGCAAATATAACCCAAAACTGTGATGATGGTACAACACTCAATgcattaattgtttttttttttcatgttaaaAACCTGAGCTGACCTGATTCCCCAATTTGTGATGAGCGACATTGCATTCAGTCAGCTCTACTGTacagaaagattttttttattttttacaggttGTAGTAGAGCAAAACATACACTAGAGGGAACTATTGTAACTACTGAAGTAGCTGCCAGAAATTATTCTTGTGTGCTGTACAACAGTATGTGTATTGTTTTCTTTCACAAACCACATAGCAAGAGTTAGTTCGTATGTTTTGATTTTTGAAGGGAAGATGACAGTTTTTCACATATGATATGCTGTGTGCTTACCTTTTTTTATTTGTGGTGATCATCGAGCAATAcaattgtgcattgtgtgtgcaaaaatgtgttttaattgtatGACTACATGTTAAGGGTTTTCATAAATGGTTTGAGATTTGTAAATTTGATTTCGCCAGTGTGAAGATTGCTTATTGCATTTTCAGTTATTGATTCACTGGATCCAAGTCACTGAACAGCTGGGTCAAACTGAGTAATAGCTTTTTTTCTGAATGCTAATTATCAAAGTAACACTTCAGTTCATTGGTTAGTTGAGGCTGAAAAACTCCAAGGATGAAATGAAATGGACTTTCCCCCTCCCTGTCAATGTACAATACTACTTGTGTTTAGTCTAACATTGTATCCAAAAGAAATGTACAAATGCATTATATCTATTACAACATATGCAATCATTGTGTTAATACTGACAAGTAGGATTACATGTTTTTTTCCTGGATCTCGTACAACCCTTTTCTGCATTTACATAAGCATGCTGCtcttatgtgtaggcctaccacacgTCTACCTTACGTAATACATTTTGTCCCGAATCAATCCCAGGATGGTGTAGTATATAGACTGTGTAATACACTTAAAATCTTACACACTGATTTGGCATAAGATCTGAGGACATAAGAGGAAAAAAATCTAATCTAGTAATGCAAAAAAAGCACATGTTAGAATTTGCCTCATGTCCAGAGCAGATGTTCTATCAGATGTTTTATCCCATGGCCTGCCCTGTGTTTTAGCCATGCCGTTAGgggtatgtatgtatatatatgtaagggttcgggacaagctaggtttacctcaaaagtggaatggacatgtccccaccatccacacctaaaattacacatATCCTGTACTTTAGCCATGCCAAGTTaagggtatgtatgtatgtatgtatgtatgtatgtatgtatgtatgtatgtatgtatgtatgtatgtatgtatgtatgtatgtatgtatgtatgtatgtatgtatgtacagtacaagtGCATAGTGTTTGCGATGTCTTATGAGTTCATCATGGACTCAAACTCATCAATCCTTTGTCGGGTGTTGCCTCTGCGGATCTTGCGATATGACACAGTGTTGTACTTGCTCTTGAGGTTGGGCTCCTTCTTCGGCAGTCGCATTGTGGAGAATCGGCCAGCATCGTCTGGCGTGTCCAGCATCTCGCCCTCGCTGTCGCAGGTCAGCTCATCCCCCGTCAGTTCGTCCCCTGTCAGCTCGTCCCCAGACGACCAATACGCCGCACTCCGCAGACCTCCGTTCCTCATCTCGCCCTCTCCCACGGCATTCGAAGTGGCCTCACAGGCTGCCCCTGCCACTGCCCCTGCCACTTCATCGTCACCATCTGCCACCTCACCGGCGACCTGTAGTCCCTCTGTCACCTCATCAGCTGCCTCTGGCTCCTCTGTAACCAAAACGTGTTGGATTCCTGTGAGTTACATAATTaaccagcacagcacaacattgtTGTTATTTAATAACGACACATTGCACACTATCAGCCTACTGTGGTTGGTTAAGTAAGTTTCAAAACCGACCCTTGGTTAAGAACATTGATCCGATTACTCGTTGGCATTACATTAAATGAAAGTTCATGGGTTCAAGTGATTAATTTGATTTTAGTTGCACTGCCAAAGATGGAGACAAATCTAGTCTGGTTGGCAGAGATGTAATGCAATACTGTAATAAGCAGCCCTTCATTGATAAGAATATAAAAAGTCATGCAAGCAAAATTTGATGAACACCCGTGATATGAATATATCACACAAATGCAATATATGAATTAACAAATGCTATTTTATATATGTATTTGTTGTATATAAATAGCTACAGATCCGTTACcaagaaaaaaatacacacatgcacagaaaacgAATGTGGCTGTACTGCGTTATTCCTTTCATCTGTATGTCAACCTTACCTTCTGCACTTGTGATGGCCTCCTGAGCTGGTGTCTGTGTCTCAGACATGGCAGGAGTGGCATCCGAGTCCTCCGTCTGTGTACCGGCGTTCCTGGACGTCCGTCTCACCAGTGCCCGCTCCTCTGAGTTTCCAGAGAGTTCAATGTCCTCTGTTGTGATGTTGTTGTCATGCGCCGATGGGAGCTCGGGCTCGTCAGGACACTCGGTGCCGTCAGGGGACATCTCCAGGTCCTCAGAGGCCTCAGAGGCCGGAGATATCGGCGGCTCGTCACTGTCACTAAATGCTCCAGTTGGCTCCCCACTCTCGAAAGGTGGGACTTGGTCCTCGTTTCTCTGCCATACAGGTGGGTCTGATGGTATGTGGTCGCATGATGGCGTTGGTGGTTGGATGGCCTCTCCACTTTCAGTGCACACTGACTGGACTGGTGTATTGTCTTCTGGACAACCCCCACTGGGTTCCTGTGCACTGTCATCAGAAATCACATCAGGTTCTGATTCTTCTGCGTCACTGATACACTCAGTTGATTCACCACTTGCTAATGTACTTTCCTGAAGTTTTACATCCGGCTCTGGTGTGTTCTTCTCAACATTGATATGTTCACCACTTTCATTGCAAGTCTGGCTGAGGGAATCACCCGATGCTTCATTTCCTGGAGTAGCACGTTCACCATCCACCGCCGCCTGACTCAGCCTTTCACTCTCAGCACCGAGAGCCTGAGATGACTCGGCACTTTCGACAGAAAGTGACTCACACGCTCTTGTTTCATCAGATGGCACTTCGTCAGCTCCTTCCTGTGCTGCTGCGGCTGATGGCGGCGCCGGTGGCTCCTGTGGGTCACCTTCACGTCCCTCAAGATGAGGCTGAGATGTTTCCTCACCTTCTTCTCCACCCGTCACCTCAGCAGGTTGTTCTTCAACGGCTGGTTCAGAAGGCATCTCGTCGTAGAAGTCGTAGAAAACATTGTCGTCTTCGCCGGCCCCGCGGTCCAGCGTCTCTCCCACAATCTCGATGGCCTCCAGAGCTACTCCACCAATGAACCCCGCCACCTGCGCCACCATGGCAGTCCCTTCATGATCAGGTGGAGGCGTAGAGACCTCCTCTGACATGTTGAGTTCACTTTTTTGACAGGTAAAGTCCTTTTGATGTATGGTGGTCGATGGAGGAACACCCAAATAATCACTGTGTCCAATTAGTGTCCAACTTCTCAGGCTATTTCTGATCCTCCTTAGCACATTTCTTCACTTGTCCAGCTCCCATACATCCTCAGCCAGTTGAAGCCCTCATTCTGTTGTCATGATCAACGGTCATGCCATCGGCAACACTTCTCCTGGAGCAGGAGTGGTGACAAGAGGTGTGTTGCATGGCTATGATTGAAGCAGTAAAGCACAAGCACTTTTCTGCTTCCCCCTGTTTTTCGAAGTCTATAAGCAAGCTAGTCCCATGAAAAAACAGACAGGGTGGGTTTGTGCAATTCACATAAATGGCCTTTTTGTTTCTCCCCAGAATGGTCCAATGGGCTGATTGTGCCTTTGCTTTAATCCTTGCTGAGTGACCACCTTCTTCTGGTGATAATTCTGACCCCGGATTAACATTCTCCCGTAGGTTTGCAAGTCAAATTGGTGGTAGAGCAGTGGTGGCTGTGGCTGGCACTTCCATCCGCCCAAGGTGAACTCTGTCCTCCCTACATGCTTTAGGTACCATTACATGAGCTCACATGCTACTCTCACGTCTAGAGAGTTCAAGTCTCTGGCTTTGTCAGCCATTGTTCTGCCggaaatccaccaccattttgCATGGAAAGGAAACTGTCGAAGAATTTTtattttcctgtctttctttttccatACATTTTGCATGGAATCACACCAACAATGTTTAAGTCATCAAAATGGAACAAGAATGGTAATAAGAAGAAACTGATTACAATAGATTCCTACACACCATCAGTGTCCGGGCCCTAATACACTGTATTTTGGCATATCCACACTATGCCAATCAGTCTGAAATCATTTCTGTAGGCACATATTGTGTCCTTGACTGATGTATTGAAATACTGTGCTGTATCTCTGTTTCAGACGAGGAGAGAGGCTACGCTGCATCTAGTCCCAATTGAGGACAACCAAAATAGTCCACATATGTAATTCACACATTGCCAAACTTAATCCAGTTATGCAAAGTGAGCCATGGGCCCTTCAGAGTTCTCGGTAATCCACCCTCCCCTCCTTCAGCACCAGTGCCCATTTTAGCAGCACAATATAATTGGTAATGAGAGCAAATGCGGTTACGGTAATAATGTTGTGGTGGCACAGAAGATTTGT
Proteins encoded in this region:
- the LOC134461824 gene encoding cell surface glycoprotein 1-like isoform X1, producing MSEEVSTPPPDHEGTAMVAQVAGFIGGVALEAIEIVGETLDRGAGEDDNVFYDFYDEMPSEPAVEEQPAEVTGGEEGEETSQPHLEGREGDPQEPPAPPSAAAAQEGADEVPSDETRACESLSVESAESSQALGAESERLSQAAVDGERATPGNEASGDSLSQTCNESGEHINVEKNTPEPDVKLQESTLASGESTECISDAEESEPDVISDDSAQEPSGGCPEDNTPVQSVCTESGEAIQPPTPSCDHIPSDPPVWQRNEDQVPPFESGEPTGAFSDSDEPPISPASEASEDLEMSPDGTECPDEPELPSAHDNNITTEDIELSGNSEERALVRRTSRNAGTQTEDSDATPAMSETQTPAQEAITSAEGIQHVLVTEEPEAADEVTEGLQVAGEVADGDDEVAGAVAGAACEATSNAVGEGEMRNGGLRSAAYWSSGDELTGDELTGDELTCDSEGEMLDTPDDAGRFSTMRLPKKEPNLKSKYNTVSYRKIRRGNTRQRIDEFESMMNS
- the LOC134461824 gene encoding cell surface glycoprotein 1-like isoform X2, with the protein product MSEEVSTPPPDHEGTAMVAQVAGFIGGVALEAIEIVGETLDRGAGEDDNVFYDFYDEMPSEPAVEEQPAEVTGGEEGEETSQPHLEGREGDPQEPPAPPSAAAAQEGADEVPSDETRACESLSVESAESSQALGAESERLSQAAVDGERATPGNEASGDSLSQTCNESGEHINVEKNTPEPDVKLQESTLASGESTECISDAEESEPDVISDDSAQEPSGGCPEDNTPVQSVCTESGEAIQPPTPSCDHIPSDPPVWQRNEDQVPPFESGEPTGAFSDSDEPPISPASEASEDLEMSPDGTECPDEPELPSAHDNNITTEDIELSGNSEERALVRRTSRNAGTQTEDSDATPAMSETQTPAQEAITSAEEEPEAADEVTEGLQVAGEVADGDDEVAGAVAGAACEATSNAVGEGEMRNGGLRSAAYWSSGDELTGDELTGDELTCDSEGEMLDTPDDAGRFSTMRLPKKEPNLKSKYNTVSYRKIRRGNTRQRIDEFESMMNS